In the genome of Methanoculleus horonobensis, one region contains:
- a CDS encoding 3-isopropylmalate dehydratase small subunit has product MRVWKFGNDIDTDAIIPGRFLTIYDPAELAKHAFEGTRDEFAKEVREGDVVVGGSNFGCGSSREHAPLALLGAGVKVVVAKSFARIFYRNAVNTGLLPLVSAGAEGIRDGDAVTVNLADGYIEANGKRLPIEPVPGFMKEIVDAGGLVAYAKNLDEVKRCSTE; this is encoded by the coding sequence ATGCGAGTCTGGAAGTTCGGCAACGATATCGATACGGATGCAATCATACCCGGGCGGTTCCTCACGATCTATGATCCGGCGGAGCTCGCGAAGCACGCGTTCGAGGGAACGAGGGACGAGTTCGCGAAAGAGGTGCGGGAGGGCGACGTCGTCGTCGGCGGCAGCAACTTCGGGTGCGGCTCCTCCCGCGAGCACGCGCCGCTCGCGCTCCTCGGCGCCGGGGTGAAGGTCGTCGTCGCGAAGTCCTTTGCGCGGATCTTCTACCGGAACGCCGTGAACACGGGTCTCCTGCCCCTGGTCTCTGCCGGGGCGGAGGGCATCCGTGACGGCGATGCCGTCACGGTGAACCTCGCCGACGGCTACATCGAGGCGAACGGCAAAAGGCTCCCCATCGAGCCGGTGCCTGGGTTCATGAAGGAGATCGTCGATGCCGGTGGCCTGGTGGCCTACGCGAAGAACCTGGACGAGGTGAAGAGATGCAGCACCGAGTAG
- a CDS encoding isocitrate/isopropylmalate dehydrogenase family protein, with protein sequence MQHRVAAIGGDGIGPEIVAAGREVIDAAGERYGFDIAWTDFDIGAERYLATGDLLTEEDIRGLSKFNAIYFGAIGDDRVKPGILEKGILLAIRFHFDQFINLRPIKLLDGVATPLANKRPEDIDFVVVRENTEDFYVGIGSRFAGRREQKALEVVRDIYSVRFGLDVETDADELAYQIGVVTREGAERAIRYAFDLAVKRENKVTSVDKANVLSDIYGLWRDVFTDVAAGYPDVKTEFNFVDAVTMWFVKNPEWFDVVVTPNMFGDIITDLGAMIQGGLGLAPGGNINPKGTSMFEPIHGSAPKYRGQDVVNPLATVWAGSMLLDHLGEHEAAAAVLRAIERSILDGYVTRDMGGAKKTSEVGQYLASLVKTV encoded by the coding sequence ATGCAGCACCGAGTAGCCGCAATCGGCGGGGATGGGATCGGCCCCGAGATCGTCGCGGCGGGGAGAGAGGTCATCGACGCCGCCGGCGAGCGCTACGGGTTCGATATCGCGTGGACAGACTTCGATATCGGGGCGGAGCGCTACCTTGCGACCGGCGACCTCCTGACCGAAGAGGATATCCGGGGACTCTCGAAGTTCAACGCGATCTATTTCGGGGCGATCGGCGACGACCGGGTGAAGCCCGGGATCCTCGAGAAGGGCATCCTGCTTGCGATCCGGTTCCACTTCGACCAGTTCATCAACCTCCGGCCGATCAAGCTCCTCGACGGCGTGGCAACGCCGCTCGCGAACAAGCGCCCGGAGGATATCGACTTCGTCGTCGTCCGGGAGAACACCGAGGACTTCTACGTCGGGATCGGTTCGCGGTTTGCGGGACGTCGCGAGCAGAAGGCCCTCGAGGTCGTCCGCGACATCTACAGCGTCAGGTTCGGCCTCGACGTCGAGACCGACGCCGACGAGCTCGCCTACCAGATCGGCGTCGTCACGCGAGAGGGTGCCGAGCGGGCGATCCGCTACGCCTTCGACCTCGCCGTGAAAAGAGAGAATAAGGTCACGTCGGTCGACAAGGCAAACGTCCTCTCCGATATCTACGGCCTCTGGCGGGACGTCTTCACCGACGTCGCCGCCGGCTACCCCGACGTCAAGACGGAGTTCAACTTCGTCGACGCCGTCACGATGTGGTTCGTCAAGAACCCCGAGTGGTTCGACGTCGTCGTCACCCCGAACATGTTCGGCGACATCATCACCGACCTCGGTGCCATGATCCAGGGCGGGCTCGGGCTCGCCCCCGGCGGAAACATCAACCCGAAGGGCACATCGATGTTCGAGCCGATCCACGGCTCCGCGCCGAAGTACCGCGGCCAGGACGTCGTGAACCCGCTCGCCACCGTCTGGGCGGGCTCGATGCTCCTCGACCACCTCGGCGAGCACGAGGCAGCGGCGGCGGTTCTCCGGGCGATCGAGAGGAGCATCCTCGACGGATACGTCACCCGGGACATGGGCGGCGCGAAGAAGACAAGCGAGGTCGGGCAGTATCTTGCCTCGCTCGTGAAGACGGTGTAG
- a CDS encoding PH domain-containing protein has protein sequence MSIITFRIGESFKPVPQFRSYLYASLVLAVIVFVLPWLVPIIIFSPLPVALAVGVPTLAIIVFVAYWIPLYHESIVYRLTVTEVTWQRGVWFRQTGIVPYNRITNVDISQGPLMRFFSFSAVRVQTAGYSAQAQAEIVINGIADPKDLQEKIMNFVRTTGPVAATGGEPEGAPAADAVVEELRAIRRLLESRQER, from the coding sequence ATGTCCATCATCACTTTCCGCATAGGAGAATCGTTCAAACCGGTGCCGCAGTTCCGGTCTTACCTCTATGCGTCCCTGGTTCTGGCCGTCATCGTCTTCGTTCTGCCCTGGCTGGTTCCCATCATCATCTTCAGTCCGCTGCCGGTCGCTCTCGCCGTCGGCGTCCCGACGCTCGCCATCATCGTCTTCGTCGCCTACTGGATACCGCTCTACCACGAGAGCATCGTCTACCGGCTCACCGTCACCGAGGTGACCTGGCAGCGTGGGGTCTGGTTCCGGCAGACGGGGATCGTCCCCTACAACCGGATCACGAACGTCGATATCTCCCAGGGACCCCTGATGCGGTTCTTCTCCTTCTCGGCGGTCAGGGTGCAGACCGCGGGCTACTCCGCCCAGGCGCAGGCGGAGATCGTCATCAACGGGATAGCGGATCCGAAGGATCTCCAGGAGAAGATCATGAACTTCGTGCGGACGACCGGGCCGGTCGCCGCGACCGGAGGCGAGCCCGAAGGGGCGCCGGCTGCCGATGCGGTGGTGGAGGAACTCCGGGCGATCCGGCGGCTGCTCGAATCCCGGCAGGAGCGGTAA
- a CDS encoding GNAT family N-acetyltransferase, protein MEPTIRGYLDTDFPAVCGLERENSPRGCKPEVFIRQAGVLFADTFLVTECGGEIAGYTIGAFVQHRQTTGWIVRLVVAERYRRRGLGESLVAAVIAGLRERGAYEVYLSVAPGNHAARSLYARHGFLEMDFCPAYFGEGSDRCILRRDLTGREDLICSD, encoded by the coding sequence ATGGAACCAACGATCAGGGGCTACCTTGATACGGATTTCCCGGCGGTCTGCGGCCTCGAGCGGGAGAACAGCCCGAGAGGATGCAAGCCCGAGGTCTTCATCCGGCAGGCCGGCGTCCTCTTTGCCGATACCTTTCTCGTTACAGAATGCGGCGGAGAGATCGCCGGCTACACCATCGGGGCATTCGTCCAGCACCGGCAGACAACGGGATGGATCGTCCGACTGGTGGTGGCGGAGCGATACCGGCGCAGGGGGCTCGGGGAGAGTCTCGTTGCCGCCGTCATCGCCGGCCTCCGCGAGCGGGGAGCGTATGAGGTCTACCTCTCGGTCGCGCCGGGGAATCATGCTGCCCGGTCTCTCTACGCGAGGCACGGTTTTCTGGAGATGGATTTCTGCCCGGCCTACTTCGGCGAGGGAAGCGATCGCTGTATCCTCCGAAGAGATCTCACCGGCCGGGAAGATTTAATCTGCTCCGATTGA
- a CDS encoding universal stress protein — protein sequence MFERILFPTDFSAPSMKVLDYIPVLHEAGTREVVLVHVIDSKEITLIASGGQGFLGTVPDRETETQKELREEIQHRIIDTRRALERQGVKVTVRTPAGNPGEAIVAAADAEGASLIVIGSHGRSNIRDRLLGTVSEYVIKNARQPVLVIKRETIGGR from the coding sequence ATGTTCGAACGCATCCTGTTTCCAACGGACTTTTCAGCGCCTTCCATGAAGGTGCTGGACTACATCCCCGTGCTGCACGAGGCGGGAACCAGAGAAGTGGTTCTCGTCCACGTCATCGACTCAAAGGAGATCACCCTGATCGCTTCGGGCGGACAGGGGTTCCTCGGAACCGTGCCCGATCGGGAGACCGAGACGCAGAAGGAACTGCGAGAAGAGATCCAGCACCGGATCATCGACACCCGCCGGGCGCTCGAGAGGCAGGGCGTGAAGGTGACCGTCCGGACGCCCGCCGGCAATCCGGGAGAGGCGATCGTGGCCGCAGCCGATGCGGAAGGGGCCTCGCTCATCGTCATCGGTTCCCACGGCCGGTCGAACATCCGCGACCGCCTGCTCGGGACGGTCTCGGAGTACGTGATCAAGAACGCCCGCCAGCCGGTCCTGGTCATCAAGCGGGAGACGATCGGTGGGAGATAG
- the mutL gene encoding DNA mismatch repair endonuclease MutL, whose translation MTKIRVLDPDTVNQIAAGEVVERPASVVKELLENAIDAGSTSILLDVSSDMTGITKIRVTDNGEGMTGEEAILAFTPHATSKIRDIADLCAVRTLGFRGEALASIAAVAEVTIVTRPRGGEALAGTRIVVRGGEVVEKSEVGAPEGTTIAVERLFYNTPARRKFLKSRNTELAHIYAVVESLALAHGEVAFRVVHNGKERMATQRSDGILNTIAGLYGAELTRSLVPVEGRLPFLRIGGYISRPSESRGSPSQISVSINGRSISSRQIAAAVREGYGTLLPKDRYPVAFLELSIDTNLVDVNVHPTKREVRLSREREITGAIAAAVEEALAGHDLARETPDEPVQQQIVPEGIEPAPSSPPVAEAGAPYTAGHRELTLSDRQLRRTETKGGENLLPAMEPIGQVAATYIVAEGTDGTLYLIDQHAAHERVLYDQVTENRDTAAGSQELIMPVVLSLPPKESAALRDAIPLLADGGFVVEEFGRDTFAVRAVPAALGAVEDPGTVRETIADLLAEESRRSPDRREAVTCIVACRGAVKAGASLTPEQQKRLLMQLARTKTPWTCPHGRPTVVAFDRRKLDGMFRRG comes from the coding sequence ATGACGAAGATCCGCGTCCTCGACCCCGACACCGTGAACCAGATCGCCGCCGGCGAGGTCGTGGAGCGGCCGGCATCGGTGGTGAAAGAACTTCTGGAGAACGCGATCGACGCGGGTTCGACGAGCATCCTTCTCGACGTCTCCTCGGACATGACGGGGATCACGAAGATCCGGGTGACCGATAACGGGGAGGGCATGACCGGAGAGGAGGCGATCCTCGCGTTCACTCCCCACGCGACGAGCAAGATCCGGGATATCGCCGATCTCTGTGCTGTCCGAACCCTCGGGTTCCGGGGGGAGGCGCTCGCGAGCATCGCCGCCGTCGCGGAGGTGACTATAGTCACCCGCCCCCGGGGAGGGGAAGCGCTCGCCGGGACGCGGATCGTCGTCAGGGGCGGCGAGGTCGTGGAGAAGAGCGAGGTTGGAGCACCGGAGGGGACGACGATCGCGGTGGAACGCCTCTTCTACAACACCCCCGCCCGCCGGAAGTTCTTAAAAAGCAGGAACACCGAGCTCGCCCACATCTACGCGGTCGTGGAGAGTCTCGCCCTCGCCCACGGCGAGGTCGCCTTCCGGGTGGTGCATAATGGGAAAGAGCGGATGGCGACCCAGCGATCGGACGGGATCTTAAACACCATCGCAGGGCTCTACGGCGCCGAACTCACCCGGTCGCTCGTCCCCGTCGAAGGACGGCTGCCGTTCCTCCGTATCGGCGGCTACATCTCCCGGCCGTCGGAGAGCCGGGGAAGCCCCTCGCAGATCTCCGTCAGCATCAACGGGAGAAGCATCTCTTCCCGGCAGATCGCCGCCGCCGTCCGGGAAGGCTACGGCACCCTCCTCCCGAAGGACCGTTACCCGGTGGCGTTCCTCGAACTTTCGATCGACACCAATCTTGTGGACGTCAACGTCCACCCGACGAAAAGGGAGGTTCGTCTCTCCCGGGAGCGGGAGATCACGGGGGCGATTGCGGCCGCCGTCGAGGAGGCGCTCGCCGGTCACGACCTCGCACGCGAGACCCCGGACGAGCCGGTGCAGCAGCAGATCGTCCCGGAGGGGATCGAACCGGCGCCGTCCTCGCCGCCGGTCGCCGAGGCCGGGGCGCCCTACACGGCCGGCCACCGGGAACTCACCCTCTCCGACAGGCAACTCCGCCGGACGGAGACAAAAGGCGGAGAGAACCTCCTCCCCGCGATGGAACCGATCGGACAGGTGGCCGCGACCTACATCGTGGCGGAGGGAACCGACGGCACCCTCTACCTCATCGACCAGCACGCAGCCCACGAGCGGGTTCTCTACGACCAGGTCACGGAGAACCGCGATACGGCGGCCGGGTCGCAGGAACTGATCATGCCGGTCGTCCTCTCGCTCCCCCCGAAGGAGTCCGCCGCGCTCCGTGACGCGATCCCCCTCCTCGCGGACGGCGGGTTCGTGGTGGAGGAGTTCGGCCGGGACACCTTCGCCGTCCGTGCGGTGCCCGCCGCACTCGGGGCGGTCGAGGATCCCGGGACGGTCCGGGAGACGATCGCCGACCTCCTTGCCGAAGAGTCGCGAAGGAGCCCCGACCGGCGCGAGGCGGTCACCTGCATCGTCGCATGCCGTGGGGCGGTGAAGGCCGGCGCCAGCCTCACGCCCGAGCAGCAGAAACGTCTCCTCATGCAACTCGCCCGGACGAAGACCCCCTGGACCTGCCCGCACGGGAGGCCGACGGTCGTGGCGTTCGACAGACGCAAACTCGACGGGATGTTCAGGCGGGGATGA
- the mutS gene encoding DNA mismatch repair protein MutS, translating to MTDGPTPAMRQYYSAKARYPDAILFFRMGDFYETFGEDAGVVARELDITLTARGRDKNGDRMPLAGVPHHAAEGYIARLVGRGYKVVICDQVEDPKTAKGIVKRDVTRVITPGTLIDSSMLASAGAHYLMAVAPDRRETFGLAFLDVSTGEFFVSSGGGGRDYAEIVSETVRYRPSEVIVPESLADGLPTRLEALGVTVSRYRDDAFEVDAACEQLCKQFGTTTLDGYGCAGMPGAIAAAGAALRYAQDTQQSPLSHISGLSTRVPSGNMALDAITLRNLEITAPIQGVGDANTLLAALDATETSMGSRTMRSFLIAPLLGKAAIEARLDAVEWFFEHALERQALRATLGDFADTERIAGRIAYGNAGPRDLATLRDSLCTIPDAKSLIPPSAPALVREALAAMSDHAHVVDLVGRAIVDDPPARALAGGMIREGFNAKLDELRHLATSGKDWIAEFQQQERERTGIKSLKVGYNRVFGYYIEVTRPNLHLVPPEYERRQTTANGERYTIPDLREKEAMIATAEERLGALEAEIYTELVRTLTAEVAGLQATARAVGLLDVYAALAEVAARYGYTRPAIEESGRIVIRDGRHPVVERHLPVPFVPNDTELDSAGDQITIITGANMAGKSTYMRAVALCCIMAQMGSFVPARHATVGIVDRVFTRVGAFDDLASGQSTFMVEMLELANILNNATAQSLVILDEIGRGTSTLDGCSIARAVVEFLHGKAVAGPRTLFATHFHDLIDLEGSLKRVKNFHFAVKDTGQDVVFLRKIIPGATDRSYGVHVAHLAGIPKKVTDRAMELLKEASTREFPAGVRAPRYTQMLLVDPGEGVVEENPAVRELKEMNPNEMTPIEALNALNRLQRIANGERSER from the coding sequence ATGACCGACGGACCGACCCCGGCAATGCGGCAGTATTATTCAGCGAAAGCCCGGTACCCCGACGCCATCCTCTTCTTCAGGATGGGCGACTTCTACGAGACCTTCGGCGAAGATGCCGGCGTGGTGGCTCGCGAACTCGACATCACCCTGACGGCCCGGGGCAGGGACAAGAACGGCGACCGGATGCCGCTCGCGGGCGTCCCCCATCATGCCGCCGAAGGCTACATCGCCCGCCTGGTGGGCAGGGGCTACAAGGTGGTGATCTGCGACCAGGTGGAGGACCCGAAGACCGCAAAAGGCATCGTGAAGCGGGATGTCACCCGGGTGATCACCCCGGGAACCCTTATCGACTCCTCGATGCTCGCCTCGGCCGGCGCCCACTACCTGATGGCGGTCGCCCCCGACCGGAGAGAGACCTTCGGCCTCGCGTTCCTGGACGTCTCGACCGGCGAGTTCTTCGTCTCTTCCGGGGGCGGCGGGCGCGATTACGCCGAGATCGTCTCGGAGACGGTCAGGTACCGCCCGTCAGAAGTGATCGTCCCCGAGAGCCTCGCAGACGGCCTCCCCACCCGGCTCGAAGCCCTCGGGGTGACGGTGAGCCGCTACCGCGACGACGCCTTCGAGGTCGACGCGGCGTGCGAGCAGCTTTGCAAGCAGTTCGGGACGACGACGCTCGACGGCTACGGGTGCGCAGGGATGCCGGGCGCGATCGCCGCGGCCGGAGCGGCGCTCCGTTACGCTCAGGATACGCAGCAGTCACCCCTCTCCCACATCTCGGGGCTCTCGACGCGGGTGCCGTCGGGGAATATGGCGCTCGACGCGATCACTCTCCGGAACCTCGAGATCACCGCGCCCATCCAGGGAGTCGGCGACGCAAACACCCTTCTTGCCGCGCTCGACGCCACGGAGACATCGATGGGGAGCCGGACGATGCGGTCGTTCCTGATCGCCCCCCTGCTCGGGAAGGCCGCCATCGAGGCGCGGCTCGACGCGGTTGAGTGGTTCTTCGAGCACGCGCTCGAGAGGCAGGCGCTTCGCGCGACCCTCGGCGACTTCGCCGACACAGAAAGGATAGCGGGAAGGATCGCCTACGGGAACGCCGGACCGAGAGATCTCGCGACGCTCCGCGACTCTCTCTGTACGATACCGGACGCAAAATCGCTCATTCCTCCCAGCGCACCGGCCCTGGTTCGCGAGGCCCTCGCCGCGATGAGCGATCACGCTCACGTCGTCGACCTCGTCGGCCGGGCGATCGTCGACGACCCCCCGGCACGCGCACTGGCGGGCGGGATGATCCGGGAAGGGTTCAACGCCAAACTCGACGAACTCCGGCACCTCGCGACGTCCGGGAAGGACTGGATCGCGGAGTTCCAGCAGCAGGAGCGGGAGAGAACCGGAATAAAATCCCTCAAGGTCGGCTACAACCGGGTCTTTGGGTACTACATCGAGGTGACGAGACCGAACCTGCACCTGGTGCCGCCGGAGTACGAGCGGCGGCAGACGACCGCAAACGGCGAGCGCTACACGATCCCCGACCTCCGGGAGAAGGAGGCGATGATCGCGACCGCCGAAGAGCGGCTCGGAGCGCTCGAAGCAGAGATCTACACCGAACTCGTCCGGACGCTCACGGCGGAGGTCGCCGGCCTCCAGGCGACCGCCCGGGCGGTCGGGCTCCTCGATGTCTATGCGGCGCTCGCCGAGGTCGCCGCCCGCTACGGCTACACCCGCCCGGCGATCGAGGAGAGCGGCCGGATCGTCATCCGCGACGGCCGCCACCCGGTGGTGGAGCGGCACCTCCCGGTGCCGTTCGTCCCAAACGACACGGAGCTCGACTCCGCCGGCGACCAGATCACGATCATCACCGGGGCGAACATGGCGGGCAAGTCCACCTACATGCGGGCGGTGGCGCTCTGCTGCATCATGGCCCAGATGGGGAGTTTCGTCCCGGCCCGGCACGCCACCGTCGGGATCGTGGACAGGGTCTTCACCCGGGTAGGGGCGTTCGACGACCTCGCCTCCGGACAGTCCACGTTCATGGTCGAGATGCTGGAACTCGCGAACATCTTAAACAACGCGACGGCGCAGAGTCTCGTCATCCTCGACGAGATCGGGCGGGGAACGAGCACGCTCGACGGGTGCTCGATTGCCCGGGCGGTGGTGGAGTTCCTGCACGGGAAGGCGGTCGCGGGGCCGAGGACGCTCTTTGCAACCCACTTCCACGACCTGATCGACCTTGAAGGATCGCTCAAACGGGTGAAGAACTTCCACTTCGCGGTGAAGGATACCGGGCAGGACGTCGTCTTCCTCCGTAAGATCATCCCCGGCGCGACCGACCGGAGTTACGGTGTCCACGTCGCCCACCTTGCCGGGATCCCGAAGAAGGTGACCGACCGGGCGATGGAACTCCTGAAGGAAGCGTCGACGCGGGAGTTCCCGGCCGGGGTCCGGGCTCCCCGCTACACCCAGATGCTCCTCGTCGACCCCGGCGAGGGAGTCGTAGAGGAGAACCCGGCGGTCAGAGAATTAAAAGAGATGAACCCCAACGAGATGACTCCAATCGAGGCACTGAACGCCCTCAACAGGCTCCAGAGGATCGCGAACGGGGAGAGGAGTGAGCGATGA
- a CDS encoding nitrogenase component 1 → MQEEQQTPCENPLWPCAMTGAVACLAGFEDIAVIVHGSSGCYFYPASLVGVPIHGTFLVENEIIFGTESRLAEVLRELAGRYARIAVVNTCVPAIMGEDIGDLADEGQIIVVDSPGFLGDLEAGYRRALDTIAPVVDPDVFGVNIDGVCRTDPFCRGNALEARRLLSLAGVPIATTFCLDRYAATRRAAPFTVETNPDIASGVGTACGSLLGLDAVRETFERLGAEIDGADVRPVMDEIAWADARIRKACEKYLRRFDPPRVAIAGGDAYASFAADLLDRYLGAEIACVAARNGSGSSGDGTTRTTDFSVIRGMILDAEPDLILGSSYEASIAPDAAFVGLTLPLRDRVALSSHAVAGVEGALRLMEEVLNACITRNRTNRGDPFAPSR, encoded by the coding sequence ATGCAGGAAGAGCAGCAGACACCGTGCGAGAACCCCCTCTGGCCGTGTGCGATGACCGGGGCGGTCGCCTGTCTTGCGGGATTCGAGGATATCGCCGTCATCGTCCACGGTTCGAGCGGGTGCTACTTCTACCCCGCGTCGCTCGTCGGGGTTCCCATCCACGGGACGTTCCTCGTCGAGAACGAGATCATCTTCGGGACGGAGTCCCGCCTCGCGGAGGTGCTCCGGGAGCTCGCCGGCCGCTACGCCCGGATAGCCGTGGTCAACACCTGTGTGCCCGCGATCATGGGGGAGGATATCGGCGACCTTGCCGATGAGGGGCAGATTATCGTCGTCGACAGTCCCGGGTTCCTCGGCGATCTCGAGGCCGGCTACCGCCGTGCGCTCGACACAATAGCGCCGGTGGTCGACCCCGACGTATTCGGCGTCAACATCGACGGCGTCTGCCGCACCGACCCCTTCTGCCGGGGGAACGCCCTCGAGGCGCGGCGCCTGCTCAGCCTTGCAGGCGTTCCCATCGCCACCACCTTCTGCCTCGACCGCTACGCCGCGACCCGCCGGGCGGCCCCGTTCACCGTCGAGACGAACCCGGATATTGCGAGCGGTGTCGGGACCGCCTGCGGCTCGCTCCTCGGCCTCGATGCGGTTCGCGAGACCTTCGAGCGGCTTGGCGCGGAGATCGACGGCGCTGATGTCCGTCCGGTCATGGATGAGATCGCGTGGGCCGATGCCCGGATCAGGAAGGCCTGCGAGAAGTACCTCCGGAGGTTCGACCCTCCCCGCGTGGCGATCGCCGGCGGCGATGCGTATGCCTCGTTTGCCGCCGACCTCCTCGACCGGTATCTCGGCGCCGAGATCGCCTGCGTCGCCGCCCGGAACGGTTCCGGTTCCTCCGGCGACGGCACCACCCGCACGACCGACTTCTCGGTCATCCGCGGGATGATCCTTGACGCCGAACCCGACCTGATCCTCGGCTCCTCCTACGAGGCGTCGATCGCTCCCGACGCCGCGTTCGTCGGGCTGACGCTGCCGCTCCGGGACAGGGTCGCTCTCTCTTCCCACGCGGTCGCCGGGGTGGAAGGGGCGCTCCGGCTGATGGAAGAGGTGCTCAACGCCTGCATCACCCGGAACCGGACAAACCGCGGCGATCCCTTCGCGCCTTCCCGGTGA
- a CDS encoding 3-isopropylmalate dehydratase large subunit, producing MSATIAEKIFSQRCGRPVRAGEVVMAPVDAAMIHDITGPLAVRVFREMGGERVFDPERIIMLFDHQVPADSIPAAENHVFMRQFAEEQGIHNYDLLEGVCHQVVMEKGRAAPGEIIVGTDSHTCTYGAAGAFATGIGSTDMGFVLKFGALYFRVPESVLVEVEGAFGKRVGAKDLILSLAGDIGADGATYMALEFTGRAMREMSMAGRMTCANMAIEMGAKAGIVQPDAATWDYVAARRDIEPFDLAGDEDAAYAERRRYDVTDLAPQVAVPHNVDNVVDVTKVAGTKVDQVFIGSCTNGRYEDLFEAAEVMGDADRFADGVRVIVIPASRTEYLKALRAGLIERFVEAGALVEAPCCGPCMGGAFGLLAPGEVSLSTSNRNFRGRQGSAQALVYLSSPATAAASALYGEITDPREV from the coding sequence ATGTCGGCGACTATCGCAGAAAAGATATTTTCGCAACGGTGCGGGAGACCCGTCCGCGCGGGAGAGGTTGTGATGGCACCCGTGGATGCAGCAATGATCCACGACATCACCGGCCCGCTTGCGGTCAGGGTCTTTCGCGAGATGGGTGGAGAGCGTGTATTCGATCCCGAGCGGATCATTATGCTCTTCGACCACCAGGTACCCGCCGACTCGATACCCGCCGCCGAGAACCACGTCTTTATGCGGCAGTTTGCTGAAGAGCAGGGGATCCACAACTACGACCTCCTCGAGGGCGTCTGCCACCAGGTCGTGATGGAGAAGGGACGGGCGGCGCCGGGTGAGATCATCGTCGGCACCGACTCCCATACCTGCACCTACGGTGCGGCGGGGGCGTTCGCGACCGGGATCGGTTCGACCGATATGGGGTTCGTCCTGAAGTTCGGGGCGCTCTACTTCCGGGTGCCCGAGAGCGTTCTGGTCGAGGTCGAGGGTGCGTTCGGCAAAAGAGTCGGAGCAAAAGACCTCATCCTCTCCCTCGCCGGCGACATCGGCGCCGACGGGGCGACCTACATGGCGCTCGAGTTCACCGGCCGGGCGATGCGCGAGATGAGCATGGCAGGCCGGATGACCTGCGCGAATATGGCGATAGAGATGGGGGCGAAGGCCGGGATCGTCCAGCCCGATGCGGCCACCTGGGACTACGTCGCCGCCCGCCGCGATATCGAGCCGTTCGACCTCGCGGGCGATGAAGACGCCGCATACGCGGAGCGTCGCCGCTACGACGTCACCGACCTCGCCCCGCAGGTCGCCGTCCCGCACAACGTCGACAACGTCGTGGATGTGACGAAGGTCGCGGGAACGAAGGTCGACCAGGTCTTCATCGGCTCCTGCACGAACGGCCGCTACGAGGACCTCTTCGAGGCGGCGGAGGTGATGGGGGACGCCGACCGGTTCGCCGACGGCGTAAGGGTGATCGTCATCCCGGCCTCGCGGACGGAGTACTTGAAGGCCCTCCGGGCGGGACTGATCGAGCGGTTCGTCGAGGCGGGAGCCCTTGTGGAAGCGCCGTGCTGCGGCCCCTGCATGGGCGGGGCGTTCGGCCTCCTCGCCCCCGGCGAGGTCTCGCTCTCGACGTCGAACCGGAACTTCCGGGGGAGACAGGGGAGCGCCCAGGCATTGGTCTACCTCTCCTCGCCGGCGACGGCGGCGGCGAGCGCCCTCTACGGCGAGATCACCGATCCGAGGGAGGTGTGA